The proteins below are encoded in one region of Hordeum vulgare subsp. vulgare chromosome 3H, MorexV3_pseudomolecules_assembly, whole genome shotgun sequence:
- the LOC123440064 gene encoding uncharacterized protein LOC123440064 yields the protein MEDRDHGPAENLPESPDHIADGDEDGGGFTFPVLPFAADALIVPVYPIFGRPPSPPPPASVEEPETATVRVPLGRLLLEERDFRARQRDEESFGDGELEGVAPESYCLWAPGQSTPASPRRCRKSGSTGSVLRWRRISERLVGRSHSDGKDKFVFLNASPAPPNQGGVEEGGSRSDGGAGADAHGWSYYSKGGGGSGGAGRRRSYLPYKQELVGLFANVSGLRRSYPPF from the coding sequence ATGGAGGACAGAGACCACGGCCCCGCTGAGAACCTTCCTGAATCTCCAGACCACATCGCCGACGGCGACGAGGACGGAGGCGGCTTCACCTTCCCCGTCCTGCCGTTTGCGGCGGACGCGCTCATCGTGCCCGTGTACCCCATCTTCGGCCGCCCCccgtccccgccgccgccggcctcggtCGAGGAGCCGGAGACGGCCACCGTGCGAGTCCCGCTGGGGCGGCTCCTGCTGGAGGAGCGCGACTTCCGCGCGAGGCAGAGGGACGAGGAGAGCTTCGGGGACGGCGAGCTGGAGGGCGTGGCGCCGGAGAGCTACTGCCTCTGGGCACCCGGCCAGTCCACCCCGGCGTCCCCGCGGCGGTGCCGGAAGAGCGGCTCCACGGGGTCGGTCCTCCGGTGGCGGCGCATCAGCGAGCGCCTCGTGGGGCGGAGCCACAGCGACGGAAAGGACAAGTTCGTCTTCTTGAACGCCAGCCCGGCGCCTCCCAACCAGGGGGGCGTGGAGGAAGGAGGCAGCAGGAGCGACGGCGGCGCCGGCGCCGATGCCCACGGATGGAGTTATTACagcaaaggaggaggaggaagcggcGGCGCTGGCCGGAGGAGATCGTACCTCCCGTACAAACAAGAGCTTGTCGGGTTGTTCGCCAACGTCAGTGGGTTACGTCGAAGTTATCCCCCGTTTTAA